From the genome of Glycine max cultivar Williams 82 chromosome 2, Glycine_max_v4.0, whole genome shotgun sequence, one region includes:
- the LOC121173229 gene encoding uncharacterized protein, which translates to MRRSSSNFHYPGWKDRNKEGGSSTSNPNVSAQKTQTKSDEALKKARSSKIKCFKCLGRGHIASQCPTKKIMLLKEDGEIISESSSESAPSSDEEEYEEERESEVDLFMIRRILDSQAVELDDGQIKNIFHAKCLIQGKLCSLIIDSGSCANVASARLVSKMNLETKPHPRSYKLQWLSEDDEITMNRQVEVGFSIGKYEDFVLYDVVPMEACHLLLGRPWQYDRRFMYDGFTNKFTLCIKIAKLLLYHWLQEKLVRIN; encoded by the coding sequence ATGAGGAGGAGTTCTTCTAATTTTCACTATCCTGGTTGGAAGGACAGAAATAAGGAGGGAGGGTCATCAACAAGCAATCCGAatgtttcagctcaaaaaactcAAACTAAGTCTGATGAGGCACTTAAGAAAGCAAGGAGTAGTAAGATTAAGTGCTTCAAGTGTTTGGGAAGAGGTCACATAGCTTCTCAATGTCCAACTAAGAAGATTATGTTACTTAAGGAGGATGGAGAAATAATAAGTGAATCTTCTTCAGAATCTGCCCCATCCAGTGATGAAGAGGAGTATGAAGAGGAAAGAGAGTCAGAAGTTGATTTGTTCATGATTAGAAGGATCTTGGATAGTCAAGCAGTTGAATTGGATGAtggtcaaataaaaaatatttttcatgcaaAGTGCCTCATCCAAGGGAAGTTATGCTCTTTGATCATAGATAGTGGTAGTTGCGCTAATGTGGCTAGTGCAAGGTTGGTTTCAAAAATGAATTTGGAGACTAAGCCACACCCGCGATcgtacaaacttcaatggcttagtgaaGATGATGAGATAACTATGAATAGGCAAGTTGAAGTGGGCTTCTCCATAGGAAAATATGAAGATTTTGTTTTGTATGATGTGGTGCCTATGGAGGCTTGTCATTTGCTTCTTGGGAGGCCTTGGCAGTATGATAGGAGATTCATGTATGATGGTTTCACCAATAAGTTCACTTTGTGCATAAAGATCGCAAAACTACTCTTGTACCATTGGCTCCAAGAGAAGTTAGTGAGGatcaattaa